A stretch of DNA from Oncorhynchus keta strain PuntledgeMale-10-30-2019 chromosome 17, Oket_V2, whole genome shotgun sequence:
gTTTTAAAAAGTCTGGTTTAAGATCCCATCATAGCactcatagcactgagactgcactcatGAAGGTGGTGAATTAAATTTTAATGGCTTTCGGACTGTTCTGCTCTGTATCTGTCCTCAAAATTGCCTACCCTGGAAGCCTTTGTTTCAggcataaggaagtggatggaggtaaatgttttacttttaaactcgaaCAAAACAGAGAttctagttctaggtcccaagaaacaaagatgtCTAcggttggatctgacaattaatcttgatggttgtacagtcgtctcaaataaaactgtgaaggacctcggcgttactctggaccctgatctcttttgacagacagcttttttccatctatgtaacattgcatctcaacatcaactcttcagaggagactgcgtgaatcaggcctccatggtcaaattgctgcaaataaaccactactaaaggacaccaataagaagaagagactagaTTGGGCTAAGAAACGcgagaaatggacattagaccggtggaaatctgtcctttggtcggatgagtccaaatgtgagatttttggttcaaaccgccgtgtctttgtaagacgcagagtaggtgaacggatgatctccgtatgtgtggttcccaccgtgaagcatggaggaggtggtgtgatggtgtgggggtgctctgctggtgacactgtgatttatttagaattaaaggcacacttaaccagcatggctaacacagcattctgcagcgatacaccatcctatctggtttgcacttctttgtttttcaacaggacaatgacccagaaggagagtgatgggagtgctgcgtcagatgacctggcctccacaatcacccgacctcaacccaattgagatggtttgggatgagtgggaccgcagagtgaaggaaaatcagccaaaaagtgctcagcatatgtgggaactacttcaagactgttggaaaagcattccaggtgaagctggttgagaatgccaagcgtgtgcaaagctgtcatcaaggcaaagggtggctataaaatgtattttgatttgtttaacactttctttggttactccatgattccatgtgttatttcatggttttgatgtcttcactattattctacaatgtagaaaacagtaaaaataaagaaaaaccctggaatgagtaggtgtccccaaacttttgactggtactgtatatttacacTTTTTTTAATAGGGGATTGGAAATTCTACAGACGACAATGACATTGATGGACGCCACAATCTATATGAAATATTAAAGctgaagcccccccccccaaaaaaaaaaaaatagggatCTGATGAACATTACAGAAGACAAGTTCATCGGGAGCAGAGTTGATGCAGTATAACAAATCATCACTGGAGACGTCTATTTCAATTATTTGCAGATTTATTCCCTAATATTTACAATTTTAAGGGATTGAAATCAATATGGCAGAACAGTCTTGGGGAGCATTCCCCTTCAGGCGTCTTACAGCTGTCCACTGCCCTGTGGTGCTGAAATATCAGGTCGTATTAGGATTTGCTTGTTGTCACCACAGGCACAGTTCAATCTAAACAGGACAGTTCAAAATGTCTCAATATTAACACTGAAAATAAACTAGCTTCCAAGCACATAAATAGATCGTTTTAATAGTGTGTGTCTTTCTCTTTGAAGGCAAAATATACAGTGACAGGTCCAGCACTAGTCTGTACAGTCTCTGTAGCTGTTATTACCATCAGACAGCCCATGCCATAGGCGAAACACGGGATACCTGCAAGACAGGGGAAGAAAACATGGAACAATTAAATGTGTTTTGTGTTGCACTCTGCTTGCAGTAGAATGTACAGTTTAAGGTCTATAGTGTGACATGCTTACGGTTCATGACATGTACAATTCtgggacaacaacaaaaacatacaTGATGAGAGTAAGAAGTTATTCTCAAAATGAGGGGAAACGACTAGTTAACTGTCTACTAAATCAATATGAATCATGTGAAGGCCAGGTTGAGGTTCAAGAGACACAATTAAATACTAGTCTCCCCTTGGCTTTTTTTCACTGACCTAGATTGATGACTTTTAACATGCTGAAAAACGTGTCTTCGTAGTCTAAGTTCTGTGCTGGTGCTTTGGAACAGTGATACTTGATAAAGGGGAAACACCCCGTCCTCAGTATCTGGTAATTGGCTCCCTGTACCGACCAGTTGAAGTTGGACCTCCCGAACTGGTCGTTATTGACGACGCTGTAGCGGACACAGAAGGAGGTCCAGGGAGGGAGGTTCCGCTGTAGCAGGTGACATGTCAACACCTCCGAGGCTGCGGGACGCGGCCGTCCTTTCCTCCGCAGTGCGCTCGGAAACAGAGCGACTTTGAGGAATATGTTGTGTATCCGCCGGAGTACTTCTCTCATGCTATGGATCATAGCTTATTGATTGACAGGTGGTTTTACCAGTAAAATGGCTAGCTTATGACACCAGTATAATGTTAGTGCAGAGGGGATAAAGTGTGGACGTTGTTCAAAGCACAAATACCTTCTAATTTGTGTCTTATTCATTAATGTCATGTTTTATAAGCAATGTCACTTGCTAGCTATGAAGCTAGCTGTAAAGACCACCACGCCAactagttatctagctgtgttaGAGTTCAACACAGGAGTACGAGCCGAACAGATCTGTGTATTATTTGGCAAACAGTCTCCTCTTAAGCGCAAGACAGCATGCTCCATTAAATGTCATCTCAAGTCCGTTGTTGTTCATTCAAACCTTTTTATCAATCAACTTTTAACTCACCGTCGAAACTAAACCGGAAACGTGTTCCGTCCGTCTAGCAACACAGCACATCAAACTGTAGTTCCTAGCTAAAGGCTGCGCCTTCCCCCATAGTGATCTAAATAGATCGCTCTTTACATTAAATGTATATTTTAATCTATAATAACGTTTTATCTTCTTAATAACTTGAGTTGTTCTAAATAAATACAGGTAGATCTTTCAtactgtagcctagtggttagagctttgggtaagtaaccaaaaggttgctggatcgaatcccgagctgacatggtaaaatctgtcattctgcccctgaacaaggcagcactgttccccggtagaccgtcattgtaggTAATAATttgttctaactgacttgcctatttaaataaaggttcaatttaaaaatcCTAAACATAATCACACAGTAACACACTATACAATGTAGCTACAACCTCTGGAAGGTAAGGTATACCATCCGTGGTCCCTGGGCTTTATTCTGGACTGTCATTCCCTGGTCTCTGGACTTTATTCTGGACTGTCATTCCCTGGTCTCTGGGCTTTATTCTGGACTGTCATTCCCTGGGCTTTATTCTGGACTGTCATTCCCTGGGCTTTATTATGGACTGTCATTCCCTGGTCCCTGGGCTTTATTATGGACTGTCATTCCCTGGGCTTTATTATGGACTGTCATTCCCTGGTCCCTGGGCTTTATTATGGACTGTCATTCCCTGGGCTTTATTCTGGACTGTCATTCCCTGGTCCCTGGGCTTTATTATGGACTGTCATTCCCTGGGCTTTATTATGGACTGTCATTCCCTGGTCCCTGGGCTTTATTATGGACTGTCATTCCCTGGTCCCTGGGCTTTATTATGGACTGTCATTCCCTGGGCTTTATTATGGACTGTCATTCCCTGGGCTTTATTATGGACTGTCATTCCCTGGTCCCTCGGCTTTATTATGGACTGTCATTCCCTGGTCCCTGGGCTTTATTATGGACTGTCATTCCCCGGTCCCTGGGCTTTATTATGGACTGTCATTCCCAGGTCCCTGGGCTTTATTCTGGACTGTCATTCCCTGGTCCCTGGGCTTTATTCTGGACTGTCATTCCCTGGTCCCTGGGCTTTATTCTGGACTGTCATTCCCTGGTCCCTGGGCTTTATTCTGGACTGTCATTACCTGGGCTTTATTCTGGACTGTCATTACCTGGTCCCTGGGCTTTATTCTGGACTGTCATTCCCTGGTCCCTGGGCTTTATTATGGACTGTCATTCCCTGGGCTTTATTCTGGACTGTCATTACCTGGTCCCTGGGCTTTATTCTGGACTGTCATTCCCTGGGCTTTATTCTGGGACTGTCATTCCCTGGTCCCTGGGCTTTATTATGGACTGTCATTCCCTGGTCCCTGTGCTTTTTTCTGGAATGTCATTCCCTGGGCTTTATTATGGACTGTCATTCCCAGGTCCCTGTGCTTTTTTCTGGAATGTCATTCCCTGGGCTTTATTATGGACTGTCATTCCCTGGTCCCTGGGCTTAATTCTGGACTGTCATTCCCTGGGCTTTATTATGGACTGTCATTCCCTGGTCCCTGGGCTTAATTCTGGACTGTCATTCCCTGGACTTTATTATGGACTGTCATTCCCTGGTCCCTGGGCTTAATTCTGGACTGTCATTTCCTGGTCCCTGGGCTTTATTATGGACTGTCATTCCCTGGTCCCTGGGCTTTATTATGGACTGTCATTTCCTGGTCCCTGGGCTTCATTATGGACTGTCATTCCCTGGTCCCTGGGCTTTATTATGGACTGCCATTCCCTGGGCATTATTATGGACTGTCATTCCCTGGGCTTTATTCTGGACTGTCATTCCCTGGTCCCTGGGCTTTATTACGATCTGCCATTCCCTGGGCTTTATTCTGGACTGTCATTCCCTGGTCCCTGGGCTTTATTATGGACTGTCATTCCCTGGTCCCTGGGCTTCATTATGGACTGTCATTCCCTGGGCTTTATTATGGACTGTCATTCCCTGGTCCCTGGGCTTCATTATGGACTGTCATTCCCTGGGCTTTATTCTGGACTGTCATTCCCTGGTCCCTGGGCTTTATTATGGACTGTCATTCCCTGGTCTTTATTCTGGACTGTCattccctggtccctggtctTTATTCCGGACTGTCATTCCCTGGTCCCTGGGCTTTATTCTGGACTGTCATTCCCTGGTCCCTGGGCTTTATTCTGGACTGTCATTCCCTGGTCCCTGGGCTTTATTCTGGACTGTCATTCCCTGGTCCCTAGGCTTTATTCTGGACTGTCATTCCCTGGGATTTTTTTCTGGAATGTAATTCCCAACACATCTATGTCCCTAATCTGGTCCTGCAGTGGATACAGCTTCATAACTCAGGAATACACTGAACATTCACTTCACTGTTAAGTTGTTCATCAAGTCATAATAGGACCCTTATATCataacaccacacattggctgtaACTTCTTTTTGAGATTGTTAGCTCATTAAAAGCGTaccttaaagtggaactgacaccATTTTAGAAACATgaaatctgttcatatacacctCCAGGAAGAAAattacaattaaaaaaaaaacacattctgTCAAGTGACCACTTagatacactacctttcaaaagtttgtggtcactgaGGAATGTCcttattttgtccattaaaataacatcaaattgatcagaaatacagtgtagacattgttcatgttgtaaattactattgtagctggaaacagcagattttttacgGAATatctacatttatttttttattttaccaagCAAGTAGACGGAGAatacgttctcatttacagcaacaacctggggaatagttagagggcagaggagggggatgaatgagccaattgtaagcgtacagaggcctattatcagcaaccatcactcctgtgttccaatggcacgttgtgttagctaatccactTCCACGCTGCCAGATCGTAACTGCTGCTCAGgcagtctgttgttgttgttgttgttgttgcctttTGTTCCTGCTtagatcttgtttttgtgttgtgcCTGTTTTCCCTTGCCTGAcgctgttttcctctcctctacaGTTCTGCCCGCTCTGACTTTGGCCCGTCTCCAGTCCCACATCTCGTCAGTCCTGCTACTCCGTCCTGAACCCCCCCCCAACTcccctcgctccagcctcagcctctggACCTGCTAGCCCAGTCCCAACTcccctcgctccagcctcagcctctggACCTGCTAGCCCAGTCCCAACTCCCCTCGCTAGCCCAGCCTCAGCCTCTGGACCTGCTAGCCCAGTCCCAACTcccctcgctccagcctcagccctgGACCTGCTAGCCCAGCCTCCAGCCTCTGGACCTGCTAGCCCAGTCCCAACTccctcgctccagcctcagcctctggACCTGCTAGCCCAGTCTCAACTCCCCTCCTCCAGCCTCTGGACCTGCTAGCCCAGTCCCAACTcccctcgctccagcctcagcctctggACCTGCTAGCCCAGTCCCAACTcccctcgctccagcctcagcctctggACCTGCTAGCCCAGTCTCAACTcccctcgctccagcctc
This window harbors:
- the c17h15orf61 gene encoding uncharacterized protein C15orf61 homolog isoform X1, coding for MIHSMREVLRRIHNIFLKVALFPSALRRKGRPRPAASEVLTCHLLQRNLPPWTSFCVRYSVVNNDQFGRSNFNWSVQGANYQILRTGCFPFIKYHCSKAPAQNLDYEDTFFSMLKVINLGIPCFAYGMGCLMVITATETVQTSAGPVTVYFAFKEKDTHY
- the c17h15orf61 gene encoding uncharacterized protein C15orf61 homolog isoform X2, whose protein sequence is MIHSMREVLRRIHNIFLKVALFPSALRRKGRPRPAASEVLTCHLLQRNLPPWTSFCVRYSVVNNDQFGRSNFNWSVQGANYQILRTGCFPFIKYHCSKAPAQNLDYEDTFFSMLKVINLGIPCFAYGMGCLMIELCLW